The stretch of DNA taagattggcgagacgacaacgatgctacgatggagatcaagtgtcgcgccggtgacgatggtgataatgacggtgcttcggagatggagatcacaagcacaagatgatgatggccatatcatatcacttatattggttgcatgtgatgtttatcttttatgcatcttatcttgctttgattgacggtagcattataagatgatctctcactaattatcaagaagtgttctccctgagtatgcacagttgcgaaagttcttcgtgctgagacaccacgtgatgatcgggtgtgataggctctacgttcaaatacaacgggtgcaaaacagttgcacacgcggaatactcaggttatacttgacgagccaagcatatacagatatggcctcggaacacggagaccggaaggtcgagcgtgaatcatatagtagatatgatcaacatagtgatgttcaccaatgaaactactccatctcacgtgatgatcagacatggtttagttgatttgggtcacgtaatcacttagaggattagagggatgtctatctaagtgggagttctttaagtaatatgattaattgaacctaaatttatcatgaacttagtacctgatagtatcttgcttgtttatgtatgattgtagatagatggcccgtgctgttgttccgttgaatttttaatgcgttccttgagaaaacaaagttgaaagatgatggtagcaattacacggaccgggtccataacttgaggattatcctcattgctgcacagaagaattacatcctggaagcaccgctgggtgccaggcctgctgctggagcaacaccagatgttgtgaacgtctggcagagcaaagctgatgactactcgatagttcagtgtgccatgctttacgacttagaaccgggacttcaacgacgttttgaacgtcatggagcatatgagatgttccaggagtcgaagttaatatttcaagcaaatgcccggattgagagatatgaagtctccaataagttctatagctgcaagatggaggagaacagttctgtcaatgagcatatactcaaaatgtctgggtttaataatcacttgattcaaatgggagttaatcttccatatgattgcgtcattgacagaattcgccaatcactgccaccaagctacaagagcttcatgatgaactataatatgcaagggatgaataagactattcccgagctcttcgcaatgctgaaagctgcggaggtagaaatcaaaaaggagcatcaagtgttgatggtcaacaagaccactagtttcaagaaaaagggcaaagggaagaagaaggggaacttcaagaagaacagcaagcaagttgctgctcaagagaagaaacccaagtctggacctaagcctgaaactgagtgcttctactgcaagcagactggtcactggaagcggaactgccccaagtatttggcggataagaaggatggcaaggtaaacaaaggtatatgtgatatacatgttattgatgtgtaccttactaatgctcgcagtagcacctgggtatttgatactggttctgttgctaatatttgcaactcgaaacagggactacaaattaagcgaagattgactaaggacgaggtgacgatgcgcgtgggaaacggttccaaagtcgatgtgatcgcggtcggcacgctacctctacatctaccttcgggattaatattagacctaaataattgttatttggtgccagcgttaagcatgaacattatatctggatcttgtttgatgcgagacggttattcatttaaaacggagaataatggttgttctatttatatgagtaatatcttttatggtcatgcacccttgaagagtggtctattcttattgaatctcgatagtagtaacacacatattcataatgttgaagccaaaagatgcagagttgataaagatagtgcaacttatttatggcactgtcgtttaggtcatatcggtgtaaagcgcatgaagaaactccatactgatgaacttttggaaccacttgattatgaatcacttggtacttgcgaaccatgcctcatgggcaagatgactaaaatgccgttctccggtactatggagagagcaacagatttgttggaaatcatacatactgatgtatgtggtccgatgaatattgaggctcgtggcggatatcgttattttctgaccttcacagatgacttaagcagatatggatatatctacttaatgaaacataagtctgaaacgtttgaaaagttcaaagaatttcagagtgaagttgaaaatcatcgtaacaagaaaataaagtttctacgatctgatcgtggaggagaatatttgagttacgagtttggtgtacatttgaaacaatgcggaatagtttcacaactcacgccacccggaacaccatagcgtaatggtgtatccgaacgtcgtaatcgtactttactatatatggtgcgatctatgatgtctcttactgatttaccgctatcgttttggggttatgctttggagacggccgcattcacgttaaatagggcaccatcaaaatccgttgagacgacgccttatgaactatggtttggcaagaaaccaaagttgtcgtttctgaaagtttggggctgcgatgcttatgtgaaaaagcttcaacctgataagctcgaacccaaatcggagaaatgtgtcttcataggatatccaaaggagactattggatacaccttctatcacagatccgaaggcaagacttttgtttctaagttcagaaactttctggagaaggagtttctctcgaaagaagtgagtgggaggaaagtagaacttgacgaggtaactgtacctgctcccttattggaaagtagtgcatcacagaaaactatttctgtgacacctacaccaattactgaggaagctaatgataatgatcatgaaacttcagaacaagatactactgaacctcatagatcaaccagagtgagatccgcgccagagtggtacggtaatccagttctggaagtcatgctactagatcatgatgaacctacgaactatgaagaagcgatggtaagcccagattccgcaaaatggcttgaagccatgaaatctgagatgggatccatgtatgagaacaaagtgtggactttggttgacttgcccaatgatcggcaagaaattgagaataaatggatcttcaagaagaagactgacgccgacggtaatattactgtctacgaAGCTCAatttgtcgcaaaagggtttcgggaagttcaaggggttgactacgatgagaccttctcacccgtagcgatgcttaagtctgtccgaatcatgttagcaattgccgcattttatgattatgaaatttggcagatggatgtcaaaactgcattcctgaatggatttctagaagaagagttgtatatgatgcaaccggaaggttttgtcgatccaaagggagctaacaaagtgtgcaagctccagcgatccatttatggactggtgcaagcctctcggagttggaataaacgctttgatagtgtgatcaaagcatttggttttatacagacttttggagaagcctgtatttataagaaagtgagtgggagctctgtagcatttctgatattatatgtggatgacatattactgattggaaatgatatagaatttctggatagcataaaggggtacttgaataagagttttcaatgaaagacctcggtgaagctgcttacatattaggcataaagatctatagagatagatcaagacgtttaattggactttcacaaagcacataccttgacaagattttgaagaagttcaaaatggatcaagcaaagaaagggttcttgcctgtgttacaagatgtgaagttgagtcagactcaatgcccgaccactgcagaagatagagagaaaatgaaagatgttccctatgcttcagccataggctctatcatgtatgcaatgctgtgtaccagacctgatgtgtgccttgctataagtctagcagggaggtaccaaagtaatccaggagtggatcactggacagcggtcaagaacatcctgaagtacctgaaaaggactaaggatatgtttctcgtatatggaggtgacaaagagctcatcgtaaacggttacgttgatgcaagctttgacactgatccggacaattctaaatcgcaaaccgaatacgtgtttacattaaacggtggagctgtcagttggtgcagttctaaacagagcgtcgtggcgggatctacgtgtgaagcggaatacatagctgcttcggaagcagcgaatgaaggagtctggatgaaggagttcatatccgatctaggtgtcatacctagtgcatcgggtccaatgaacatcttttgtgacaatactggtgcaattgccttggcgaaggaatccagatttcacaagagaaccaagcacatcaagagacgcttcaattccatccgggatctagtccaggtgggagacatagagatttgcaagatacatacggatctgaatgttgtagacccgttgactaagcctcttccacgagcaaaacatgatcagcaccaaggctccatgggtgttagaatcattactgtgtaatctagattattgactctagtgcaagtgggagactgaaggaaatattccctagaggcaataataaagttattatttatttccttatatcatgataaaagtttattattcatgctagaattgtattaactagaaacataatacatgtgtgaatacatagacaaacagagtgtcactagtatgcctctacttgactagctcgttaatcaaagatggttatgtttcctaaccatggacaaagagttgttatttgattaacgggatcacatcattagttgaatgatctgattgacatgacccattccattagcttagcacccgatcgtttagtatgttgctattgctttcttcatgacttatacatgttcctatgactatgagattatgcaactcccgtttgccagaggaacactttgtgtgctaccaaacgtcacaaagtaactgggtgattataaaggagctctacaggtgtctccaaaggtacatgttgggttggcgtatttcgagattaggatttgtcactccgattgtcggagaggtatctctgcgccgtctcggtaatgcacatcacttaagccttgcaagcattgcaactaatgagttagttgcgggatgatgtattacaaaacgagtaaagagacttgccggtaacgagattgaactaggtataggatatcgacgatcgaatctcgggcaagtaacataccgatgacaaagggaacaacgtatgttgttgtgcggtctgaccgataaaagatcttcgtagaatatgtaggaaccaatatgggcatccaggtcccgctattggttattgaccggagacgtgtctcggtcatgtctacattgttctcgaacccgtagggtccgcacgcttaaggtttcgatgacagttatattatgagtttatgcatttggatgtaccgaaggttgttcagagtcccggatgtgatcacggacatgatgaggagtctcgaaatggtcgagacataaagattgatatattggaagcctatgtttggatatcggaagtgttccgggtgaaatcgggattttaccggattaccggggggttaccggaacccccccgggaggtatatgggccttagtggaagagaggagaggtggccagagatgggccgcgcgcccctcccccccttggtccgaataggacaaggagagggggtcggccccccttcctcctctctctcctctttccccccctccgtgaatcctattccaactaggaaaggggggagtcctactcccggagggagtatgactcctcctggcgcgcctcctcttggccagccagcccccccccccccttttgaacctttatatacggaggcaaggggcacccctaaggacataagttgatccatgtgatcatattcttagccgtgtgcggtgcccccttccaccatagtcctcgataatattgtagcggtgcttaggcgaagccctgcgacagtagtacatcaagatcgtcaccacgccgtcgtgttgacggaactcttccccgacactttgctggatcggagtccggggatcgtcatcgagctgaacgtgtgctagaactcggaggtgccgtagtttcggtgcttgatcggtcgggccgtgaagacgtacgactacatcaaccaagttaacgcttccgttgtcgatctacaagggtacgtagatcacactctcccctctcgttgctatgcatcaccatgatcttgcgtgtgcgtaggaaaatttttgaaattactacgttccccaacaaagacTCGCCCAGACGGTTCTCTCGAGCGCTACAAGGCTCGATGGGTGGTTCATGGTTTTCGGCAGCGCGCGGGCGTGGACTACACCGACACTTTCGCCCCGGTTGTAAAACCGGGCACGATCCGTGCCGTCCTTCAGCTAGCTGTCTCGTGCGCCTGGCCTGCGCATCAGTTGGACGTTTCCAACCCCTTCTTGCACGGTCATCTCGCCGAGCAGGTGTTCTGTGAGCAGCCTACTGGTTTCGTCGACGCCGAGCACCCCGACTTCGTGTGCTTGCTCTCCCGCTCCCTGTACAGGTTGAAGCAGGCGCCTCGGGCTTGGTACCAATGTATCGCAGCCTTCCTGCAGTCTACGGGCTTTCGGTCCACTCGCTCCGATGCCTCACTCTTTGTGTATCATCAGGGAGCTGACACTGCACATCTGCTGctctacgtcgacgacatcatcctcATGGCGTCCACCCCCGATCTCCTTCAGCGGCTGACTGCTCGTCTTCGTGATGAGTTTGCCTCAAGGACTTGGGGCCCCTGCACTACTTTCTCGGCATCGAGGTGATCCGCTGGGCTGACGGTTTCTTTCTGCATCAGCAGAAGTACGCCCACGAGCTCCTTGAGTGTGTCGGTATGCTTAACTGCAAGCCGGTGCCCACCCCTGTCGACACGAAGGCGAAGGTCTCTGCTCTGGAGGGGTCTCTCGCGTCCGATGGAGCATTTTATCACTCTATTGTCGGTGCTTTACAGTACTTGACGCTGACTCGCCCCGACCTGCAGTACGCTGTTCAGCAGGTGTGCCTCCATATATGCACGCCCCGCGTGACTCTCACCGGACTCTGGTGAAGCGTATTCTCCGTTATATACGCGGCACCATGTCCTTGGGACTCACACTGACGGCTTCCGCCTCCACCGACCTCGTGGCCTACTCGGATGCTGACCGGGCTGGCTGCCCCGACACGCGGCGCTCTACGTCGGGCTACTGCGTCTACCTTGGGCCCTCGTTGATCTCTTGGTCATCGAAGCGGCAGCCCACGGTCTCCTGCTCCAGCGCCGAGGCAGAGTATCGCGTCGTGGCCAACGTCGTGGCCGAGTGCTCTTGGATAAGTCAGCTGCTCCAGAAGTTGCTTTGTGATGTTCACAAGGCCACTCTTGTCTACTGCGATAACGTCAGCACGGTCTACCTCTCTGCCAACCCGGTGCACCATCGACggacgaagcatattgagctcGATATTCACTTCGTGCGCGAGCAGGTTGCCCTTGACCGTGTGCGAGTTCTCCACGTGCCGACGACGCAACAGTTTGCTGATGTGATGACTATGGGATTGCCTACTCCCGTCTTCAAGGAGTTTCGATCCAGTCTCTGTATCTCCGGCGACGCTTCGactgccgggggggggggggggggggggggggggtgagtaTGTGTTTTGTATTGCACGTGTATTGGAGTTGTGGCCCACCTCCTAGTCTTGTATAGTTGAGGTAGAGGCCTTCCCTTGTATTATATATACGTGCACTAGCACCCCATCAATACAACAATTATTGTATTGCAAACTTTCCCGTCTACACCTGTGAATCAAAAAAGGCCCTAAACTTTGAAAGAAAGTTGAGGTTAAGTAAGAATTTAAGTTAGAGAAAAAAATTAGTAATACTTAAAAGACATGACCTCGTGTTGGTTGCTCCTACTAAGGAGCTAACATATATATTGTCAGAACGTAGAAAACATAATCTGCACATGTTTTATGGTTTTGGTGAAGATCATATTTATATGTGTAGTGACTAATATAAACAGTAGGCTATTTTTCCCATAAGAATTTGACCACACATTTTTAGAACGAATTTGACCACACATTTTTAGAACGAATTTGAGCATGTACGGGCCCACTAATTCCTGCCAAAGCCTGCAGCAGCCTTGGTGGTGGGGGCAGTTgtggcccactaaggcccaagcGGTGGGAGGGATGTTGTTTTACAGCCATTTGAAGCAGCACGTCGTCATCTTCTCGCAAATTCCTCGTTCAAAAGCCATCGTGGCTGCCATGGGAGGCCGCCGGAGCTACCATACATACATGGCAGGGCTGAACCCGGGCACGTGCCCTAGGTGCCCGGACAGTAGATTTGCCCTGCTTGCTAGTCCCTTTCTAGCACGCCAATGAATGACCCTAAGAAAACGTAGGCCTATGAATGGCCAAGGCAGAACAGAAAAGCATGGAACATTTGGTGTGGATCCATATGTAGTATGGCGTCAGCCACCTGCACGCGGCACGCTCCACCGTGCCGGCGGCCATGCAGGCCACACCACAGCTAGCAGCCTAGCGGTGCATGCCGTTGCCTTTGCCATCACAAGATTGTCCTTATTTCGAGACATCCACAAATACAAACAAACCCAAAACTGAATTGAATGGTCTTTTCTGAAAGTGAAAAATGATCTGTGCTGTCGAACAGGAACCTAAAAAAACAAAATGGTTGTACCCCTCAAAAACCAAATGGTTACGATCCAGCGCCCTGTCACGTACGCAACTCTCGATTAGCTTGCAGCAGCTCGTCGCCGACCGATCGGCGGCTAGTCGGCGACCTACGGACCTGCCACCGGCAGCCGCAGGGCGCGGGCGTGCAGCCTCCTCAGGGTGTCGCCGAACCGGTCCAGATCGAGGCTCACGTTCTGGCCGCTGAGGTACACGCGCGCGATGAGGTCCCACCCGCCCCCCTGCTTCGCCGCCTCCGGGTCGCGCAGCACCACGTCGTCCGCCGCGTACTTCCGGACCAGCGAGCTCTCGTTCGCCGCCGCGTCGTACTGCTCGTACTGCATCCCCATCATCGTCGTCGCCTTCTCGTAGCACCCGCGCGCCACGGCCGGCACACCCAGCGGCGCCACCTGCAGCAGCGCGGCGCGGCCCGGCCGGAGGAAGAGCAGCTTCGTCAGGTCCGCGCCGTGCACGCCCGCCAGCACGTCGCACGCGCTCACCGCCGCGTACTCCGACGACAGCGGCGCCCCGTTCGCCGTCTCCAGGATCGACACGTCGAACCCCACCGATACCGCcagccgcgccaccgccgcctcgtTCTCGATCACCCGCGTGCCCTTGCGCGAGTACAGGCCCAGCCTcgggcgccgccgccgctgctgggGCGCCGGCGACGTGGTGTGCGGTTCCGTCGCGCCATCGTCCTTGTACGCGCCGGCGAGGAAGTCGTGGAAGTCGACCAGGGTCCGGTTGTCCCGGGTCCGAGCCGGGTCGACGGCGAGAATGCCGTGGAAGCGGCTCCCCACGATGGCGCCCGGGAAGCAGTGCGTGCGCTTGTCGTGCAGGAGGTCGATCACGTGGTGGCGCGAGAGCCCGGACACGAGCTCCGGGAACGTGCCGGCCCACCACGGGTTGTACACGAGCACGGCAAGGACCACGCGCCGGCGGAGGTGCTGCACCGTCAGCCACGCCGGCAGGAACCCGTCGTTGAACGTGTGGAACAGGTTCCCCGTGTACCCGCCCGCCGTCATCACCAGCGCCGGCGCGTCGTGCCGCACGTCGCACCGGTGCCCGTCGGCCTCGTCCGGCCGGGCCGCGCGGAGCCGCACCTCCTGGATGTTCGCCATCACGCCCTTCTCCCACTTGCGCGTGTAGGGCCGCAccacctcctccttctccgccacGGTAGCGTTGGCGTTGGCGTTGGCGGTGCCGTTGGGCGGCGGGTAGAGCAGCAACGAGAGGGACGCGGCGTCCGTGCGCACGTCGCCGGCCATGAAGCACACGTCGGTGTTGTAGTCCGAGCGGTCGCAGCAGATGCCATGGCCTCCCATGGACGCGCACGGGGAGCCCACCTGGTTGTCGAGGACCAGCGCCTCGCCCTCATTGACGCGGCCGCCGTGCACGCCCTGTCCTTGTCCTTCCGCTGCTCTACCCAATGCCGGCTGGCGCAGCCCCAAGAAGTCGACGGACACGGCGGGCGACAGGAAACGCGGGGCATAGACGAGCGCGCACATGACGACggtgaggacgaagaagaagtgGACGAAACCTGGCCACTTACCAGCCACCttcttgccgccgccgccgctgccgtccTCGACGTCCATGGCGCCAGCACCGAGGCTCTTGGTCGTGTCGGGGAGCTTCGAGGCCATGCCGACGTTCGGTTGGACAAATGGAAACGGGATGGGTGCAGCTCTGTGTTTGGTCAGGTCGGCTTATGTAGGCCGGCGAGACACCGGCGTGAGTTCACAGAAGAGGAAGTCTCCGGCCTTGATTTGACCTATCCATCTCATCTTCAGAGATTGATTTCTTCTGCGTCACACACTCCACTCACCCACCTACTCACTCTCCAAATTTATTGTCCCATATATACACAGTATTTCAGAGAAACACAAGTATTAATTGTCCCAAATGTTCCCTAAATAAAATTGCCCCAAATCATAGTATTCTATTTATATAGAGCTATTAACCTTGTGTGTAGCTAAAGGATATATATACTCGTATGTATAGACAAGATTGGAAGCTTGCTAACTTTGGAGTGGAGGGGTAGCCGCTGGTCAAATCTTCTtcctgtgtgtgtgtgtgtgtgtgtgtgtgtgtgtgtgtgtgtgtgtgtgtgtgcttgTGTGTGCATGAGATAGCTTCATTAGTTTCTGAATTCATATTGATTTTCCAGATTCGGGTACTAAGTGAGTGCCAAACTAAGGTGTCCAATTGGGGAGTTTTATTACGACAGCACAGGCTAAAGCTGGCAGCAATTCACAACCAGCTAGTTTTTGCGCCTTCTTCCTCAAATGGCATGTCATTGGAAATTAATTTAGGAGAAAATGGTGCAATGGGCAACATTAATTTGAGAAAAGCTATTCTGCCATGCACAGGAGGTCCGGTGCATGCATGCGTCGTTGGTTCTGATGGAGATCAGTGCATGCAAGCTAGCCTTCCTCGTATACGCGTGTATCTACCATTCACATTAATAGCCTCGTATCACCACCTAGTTATCAATCCACTTTATGCCATGCATGCGTccttctttctctcttttcctgTTCACAACAAGTTACAATGACACATCCATGTCTGACAATATCTCTCCCCTCTTCGTCTCAAAATCCATCACTTTTACTTCCCTTATCACAGTTTAGATGGTTCATATCTTTAAAACCAAAAcccttttttttaaaaaatatatatatttcAACTCCTCACATCAAGACCTTTAGAATAAGATCAACCTTGGATACATTCCGAACACGTTAAAGTCATAATGTTTCGATACACTTTTCACTAGATATATGGCTGAAATGATTTTTAATGTGTGTAGTACAAAAAAAGTGAGTCAAATTATTGTCTTGAAATTAGTCAAATTATTATTCTAAATTATGTGAAATTAAGTTTTCATCTTGAGTTAGTAAAAGCGGTGTTTGTACTGAGTAAACTCAGCATTTTGAAATAAGTGGGATTTTTCAATGAGTGAAATAGGTTTTTTTCAATGAGTCAAACTAGTATTTTGAAATGAGTGAAATATGTTCATGAAATTTAAACTCTCTTAAAATATATTCAAATATATAAGAAGATTTTAAAATGAGATTTTTATTCAAAAGATTATCAACAAAAGAATATCTCACAAGAAAATAAAATGCTAGCTTTTGTATGGATAGTTGATTGCTCACATGGGATAATTTTTGCATTACAGGGCCCATGTATCACTATTCCATCATTAATGATCTAGGACAATTCTTATGACAGAGTATATGTGCTACTTGTACAGAGGACCATGCACGGGACCTCCCGTGCATGGGAGAAAATCCAGTCTCCATTAGTTTCATGCTTGGAGTtggactctctctctctctttctctctctctctctctctctcacagtcTCTTGGCTGGGGCGGCTTTCTTGGGCTATGGCGGACAATTTGGATCgtgaaaaagagaaaaagaaggATCACGAGGCACAACTCACTAGAGGCCTTGGCGGTGAACTTGGGCAGGTTGAGGTAGCAGTAAGAAAAGGGGTCGTGAAGACAGTAAgacccccctccccctcctccccgtgTCCGACGCCCGACAATGGTGGATGGGAATTCGAGAGTGCTAGACACGAGGATTGTGATAGGGTGGAAACTCCAAGGTGAGCTGACAAGACTGTGCCAATGATTGTAAAGAGGGTTGTTAATGCTCGGTGGCGTGAAGCACGAGcatcattgatacgtctccgtcgtatctactttttcaaacacttttgcccttgttttggactctaacttgcatgatttgaatggaactaatccggactgacgttgttttcagcagaattgccatggtattatttttgtgcagaaataaaggTTCTCGAAATGATctgaaaatcaacgaagaattattttggaatataaaaaaatactagaagaaggatccacatcaggggggcctccacctgtccacgagggtgggggcgcgccccctacctcgtgggccccctgacgctccaccgacctcaaccctgactccatacaTTCACTTTTGGGGAGAGAAAAagcagagagaaggattcatcgcgttttacgatatggagccgccgccaagccctaaactctctcgggagggctgatctggagtccgttcggggctccggagaggggaatccgtcgccatcgtcatcatcaacctttctccatcaccaatttcatgatgctcaccgccgtgcgtgagtaattccattgtaggcttgctggacggtgatgggttggatgagatttatcatgtaatcgagttagttttgttagggtttgatccctagtatccactatgttctgatattgatgtttctatgactttgctatgcttaatacttgtcactagggcccgagtgccatgattttagatctgaacctattatgttttcatgaatgtatgtgagttcttgatcctatcttgcaagtctatagtcacctactatgtgttatgatccggcaacctcaaagtgacaataatcgggaccactcccgatgatgaccgtagtttgaggagtttatgtattcaccatgtgttaatgctttggtccggtactctattaaaaggaggccttaatattccttagtttccaataggacccgatgccacgggagggtaggacaaaatatgtcatgcaagttcttttccataagcatgtatgactatattcggaatacatgcctacattacattgatgaactggagctagttttgtgtcaccctaggttatgactattacatgatcgatcgcatccggcataattcttcatcaccgatccaatgcctacgagcttttccatatattgttctttgcttatttactttttcgttactactattacaatcactacaaaacccaaaaatattacttttgctaccattaccttttgccaccgttaccactactatcatattactttgctactaaacactttgctgcagatattaagtttccaggtgtggttgaattgacaactcagctgctaatactt from Triticum urartu cultivar G1812 chromosome 3, Tu2.1, whole genome shotgun sequence encodes:
- the LOC125549356 gene encoding xylan glycosyltransferase MUCI21-like, translated to MASKLPDTTKSLGAGAMDVEDGSGGGGKKVAGKWPGFVHFFFVLTVVMCALVYAPRFLSPAVSVDFLGLRQPALGRAAEGQGQGVHGGRVNEGEALVLDNQVGSPCASMGGHGICCDRSDYNTDVCFMAGDVRTDAASLSLLLYPPPNGTANANANATVAEKEEVVRPYTRKWEKGVMANIQEVRLRAARPDEADGHRCDVRHDAPALVMTAGGYTGNLFHTFNDGFLPAWLTVQHLRRRVVLAVLVYNPWWAGTFPELVSGLSRHHVIDLLHDKRTHCFPGAIVGSRFHGILAVDPARTRDNRTLVDFHDFLAGAYKDDGATEPHTTSPAPQQRRRRPRLGLYSRKGTRVIENEAAVARLAVSVGFDVSILETANGAPLSSEYAAVSACDVLAGVHGADLTKLLFLRPGRAALLQVAPLGVPAVARGCYEKATTMMGMQYEQYDAAANESSLVRKYAADDVVLRDPEAAKQGGGWDLIARVYLSGQNVSLDLDRFGDTLRRLHARALRLPVAGP